The Burkholderia sp. PAMC 26561 genome includes the window ACTTCTGGTACGGCGAATTGCGCCGCAACGCGAAGGCAACCGGAACCGATAATCCCACGTTGATGATCGTCGCCGGAACAGCGAGCTTCAACGTGACGATGATGGTGGGCCACATCGCGGTATCGGTGAAGAACGTGATGTAATTGGCGAACGCGGAACCGCCGTTCATGGGCTGGAACGAAAGCACCAGGCCGTAGATGAACGGATAGACGAACAACGCGAAGATGAAGATCAGCGCCGGCGAGACGAGCCATGCCTTGGCGTCGCGCGGAACCGCATTGGGTAGCGGCAGCGGTGGCGAGCTCATTGCGCTTCCCCTTCATATACGAGCGTACGCAGTGGCGGCACGCGAAGTGTGATGACTTCGCCAACGGCTACGTCGCCCGTCACGCGCGCCCACAACAAACCGAACGCGGCCTTCACGCGGATCAGCGAATCCTGGCCGCCGTATTCGACCGTCAGCACTTCGGCGTTAAATGAATTCTCCGCACCCGGCGACGCATGGTCGATATCCTCGGGACGCATTGCAACGCTCACGCGCTTGGTGTTGAAACCGGCCATCGGCATGCCGACCAGGCGCACGCCATTCGCGTTGACCGCAACGCCCTCGCCCGCCATGCCTTCCAGCGTGAACTCCGCCACGTTCCGATACCCCAGGAAACGCGCCACATGCAGATTGCCGGGCCGCTCGTAAATCTCTTTCGGCGACGCGACTTGCTGCACGGTGCCTTCACGCATCACCACGATACGATCCGCCATCGACAACGCCTCGTCCTGATCGTGCGTCACATAAATGGTCGAGCGTCCGAGCTGGCTGTGAATGCGCCGGATCTCGGCACGCATTTCAATGCGCAACTTCGTATCCAGGT containing:
- a CDS encoding ABC transporter ATP-binding protein, translated to MKHQFDELRLDSVSRSFMNAEGQAVAALRGLALSIQRGEFIALLGPSGCGKSTALNCIAGLQPLTGGKIWLDTQRIDVLPPEKRGFGMVFQNYALFPHMSVLDNVGFGLKMRGVAKSEAARRAFEALQMVQLVGQEKKLPGQLSGGQQQRVAIARAIVIEPSLVLMDEPLSNLDTKLRIEMRAEIRRIHSQLGRSTIYVTHDQDEALSMADRIVVMREGTVQQVASPKEIYERPGNLHVARFLGYRNVAEFTLEGMAGEGVAVNANGVRLVGMPMAGFNTKRVSVAMRPEDIDHASPGAENSFNAEVLTVEYGGQDSLIRVKAAFGLLWARVTGDVAVGEVITLRVPPLRTLVYEGEAQ